One part of the Glycine max cultivar Williams 82 chromosome 14, Glycine_max_v4.0, whole genome shotgun sequence genome encodes these proteins:
- the LOC100814384 gene encoding RING-H2 finger protein ATL34, protein MSMQKESPLIRLHSFDQGHAWLALLHLLIHISPAVTGQPVTPPVQPDSNKSVIAIMAIVVIMFLISAFLSLYSRKCSDRPVQTRGILDLAGPTGAAGNPLQAESNGLNQATIETFPTFLYADVKGLKIGKDTLACAVCLNEFEDNDTLRMIPKCCHVYHPDCIGAWLASHSTCPVCRANLVPQPEDMNTNTNTNMPSILSIQIPNEEEREHEHEHEYEAVIVGEQHKRDVDVESPKVDLLRRIRTLHHDHQSRPSRSKSTGFLSSLLFPRSNSMGQLAQHAGENYERFTLRLPEEVLRSQMVLKRANSCVCFTRMSSGTWGYRTRSVGRGCVQYERFGGENEQWGFTLTPPSLVRNSWNNNRSTRKSPVQRSGVALDNNNAGERSTEFLRLG, encoded by the coding sequence atgagcATGCAAAAGGAGAGTCCTCTTATTAGACTCCACAGTTTCGACCAAGGCCATGCATGGCTAGCTCTACTGCACCTTCTCATTCACATCTCACCGGCAGTAACCGGTCAGCCGGTAACCCCGCCGGTGCAACCCGACAGCAACAAATCCGTGATCGCCATCATGGCCATCGTGGTCATCATGTTCCTCATCTCAGCCTTCCTCTCCCTCTACTCCCGCAAGTGCTCCGACCGGCCGGTCCAGACACGTGGCATCCTCGACCTCGCGGGCCCCACGGGCGCAGCCGGTAACCCGTTGCAAGCCGAATCCAACGGCCTCAATCAAGCCACCATAGAAACGTTCCCAACTTTCCTCTACGCCGACGTGAAGGGTCTCAAGATTGGAAAAGACACGCTTGCATGCGCGGTGTGCTTGAACGAGTTCGAAGACAACGACACCCTCCGCATGATCCCCAAATGCTGCCACGTGTACCACCCCGATTGCATTGGTGCGTGGTTAGCCTCTCATTCCACGTGCCCGGTGTGTCGTGCCAACCTTGTTCCACAACCAGAAGACATGAACACGAACACGAACACGAACATGCCTTCAATCTTGTCCATTCAGATACCCAATGAAGAAGAACGTGAACATGAACATGAACATGAATACGAGGCTGTTATTGTTGGTGAGCAACATAAGAGAGATGTTGACGTGGAGTCACCGAAGGTGGATTTACTTCGGAGGATTCGAACGTTGCACCATGATCATCAGAGCCGTCCATCGAGGTCGAAGTCGACGGGGTTCTTGTCTTCGCTCTTGTTTCCGAGATCAAACTCGATGGGGCAATTGGCGCAGCATGCTGGGGAGAACTATGAGAGGTTTACGCTAAGGTTACCCGAGGAGGTACTACGGAGCCAGATGGTGCTGAAGCGTGCGAATAGCTGCGTGTGCTTTACGAGGATGAGTAGTGGCACGTGGGGGTATAGGACGAGAAGCGTGGGGAGAGGGTGTGTGCAGTACGAGAGGTTTGGTGGTGAGAATGAACAGTGGGGTTTCACTTTGACGCCGCCAAGTCTCGTTAGGAACAGTTGGAATAATAATAGATCAACGAGAAAATCACCGGTTCAGCGTTCGGGTGTGGCGTTGGATAATAATAATGCTGGTGAGAGATCCACTGAATTCTTGCGTCTTGGGTAG